One part of the Vibrio palustris genome encodes these proteins:
- a CDS encoding flagellin produces MAINVNSNVAAMTAQRYLNGAADSSQKSMERLSSGYRINSAKDDAAGLQISNRLTSQSRGLDMAVRNANDGISIAQTAEGAMSESTNILQRMRDLALQSSNGSNSSAERGAIQEEVSALNDEFNRIAETTSFGGNRLLNGKFGSQSFQIGADSGEAVKLNIGDLRSDSKDMGGVAYRAQTGVADDWTVASDTRDISFSYTTKGGEAKDINIQAKAGDDIQELATFINGQTDDLNASVDEEGKMQLFASAQKVQGDVTVGGNLGTQLDFGAGQGRTINDVDVSTVGGSQEAVAVIDSALKAVDSHRASLGAFQNRFDHAISNLENINENVNASRSRIKDTDYAKETTALTKAQILQQASTSVLAQAKQSPSAALSLLG; encoded by the coding sequence ATGGCTATAAACGTTAATTCAAACGTGGCTGCGATGACCGCTCAGCGTTACTTAAATGGTGCCGCTGATAGTTCTCAGAAGTCGATGGAGAGGTTGTCATCAGGTTACCGCATTAACAGTGCAAAAGATGATGCCGCTGGTTTACAAATTTCCAATCGATTGACTTCGCAAAGTCGTGGTTTGGATATGGCAGTTCGCAATGCGAATGATGGTATTTCTATTGCTCAAACCGCCGAAGGCGCCATGAGCGAAAGTACCAACATTTTACAGCGTATGCGAGACCTTGCTCTACAATCATCTAACGGTTCTAACTCGAGTGCGGAACGTGGGGCTATCCAGGAAGAAGTGTCGGCATTGAACGATGAGTTTAATCGTATTGCTGAAACGACTTCTTTTGGTGGTAATCGTCTACTGAATGGTAAGTTTGGCAGTCAATCTTTTCAAATCGGTGCAGATTCTGGTGAAGCAGTAAAGCTAAATATCGGCGATCTACGTTCTGATAGTAAAGATATGGGAGGCGTAGCTTACCGTGCGCAAACGGGCGTTGCTGATGATTGGACCGTCGCAAGTGATACGCGTGATATTTCGTTTAGCTATACTACTAAAGGTGGCGAAGCTAAAGACATCAATATCCAAGCGAAAGCGGGTGATGATATCCAAGAGCTGGCAACCTTTATAAACGGTCAAACTGACGATCTTAATGCATCCGTCGATGAAGAGGGTAAGATGCAATTATTTGCGTCTGCACAGAAGGTCCAAGGAGATGTGACTGTTGGTGGCAACTTAGGTACTCAGTTAGATTTTGGCGCGGGCCAAGGGCGAACCATTAATGATGTTGATGTTTCTACGGTTGGAGGTTCACAAGAAGCCGTTGCGGTAATTGATAGTGCCTTGAAAGCGGTGGATAGCCATCGTGCGTCTTTAGGTGCGTTCCAAAACCGTTTCGACCATGCGATCAGTAACCTTGAAAACATTAATGAAAATGTTAATGCGTCACGTAGCCGTATTAAAGATACCGATTATGCTAAAGAAACCACTGCGTTAACGAAAGCACAAATCTTGCAACAAGCTAGTACCTCGGTGTTAGCTCAGGCGAAGCAGTCACCATCTGCAGCTCTTAGTCTACTCGGATAA
- the flaG gene encoding flagellar protein FlaG, whose protein sequence is MEVSSNASNIQPYGSNNGIKLASDNDSVKRVSTLKGESSSAGRSGINLTEQISDQMKARQQRAAEAVSEVSNTQARISDEQRAKMAEQINDFVNSINKGLSFKMDKESGREVVTIYEAATGDVIRQIPEEEMLVVLRRLAKEQDHKSGLVNAKV, encoded by the coding sequence ATGGAAGTATCATCCAATGCATCGAACATCCAGCCTTACGGCTCAAATAATGGCATTAAACTTGCTTCAGATAATGATAGCGTAAAGCGTGTTTCTACACTGAAGGGGGAGAGTTCGTCGGCCGGACGTTCAGGGATTAATTTAACTGAACAAATTTCTGACCAAATGAAAGCAAGGCAACAGCGTGCTGCTGAAGCTGTTTCTGAGGTGTCTAACACACAAGCTCGGATCTCAGATGAACAACGCGCGAAAATGGCTGAACAAATCAATGATTTTGTGAATTCCATTAATAAAGGCCTGTCTTTCAAAATGGATAAGGAATCTGGGCGTGAAGTCGTGACGATTTATGAAGCCGCTACCGGCGACGTAATTCGTCAAATACCGGAAGAAGAAATGTTGGTTGTGTTACGCCGCTTAGCCAAAGAGCAAGACCATAAGTCTGGTCTGGTGAATGCTAAAGTTTGA
- a CDS encoding sigma-54 dependent transcriptional regulator, whose product MQGLAKLIVIEDDENVRLNLNTILEFVGEQCVAISSSQVDQIDWSLTWGGCILGTVHQQSQLSHIVETMRIAHHIPLLVANKQPYSLEECPNFIGELPFPLNYAQLSDALRHCKVFLGRRGIEASSAFRNTILFRSLVGQSSSIQHVRHMIEQVAQTEANVLILGESGTGKEVVARNIHYHSARKTGPFVPINCGAIPGDLLESELFGHEKGAFTGAITSRKGRFELAEGGTLFLDEIGDMPMSMQVKLLRVLQERCFERVGGNATIKANVRIIAATHRDLDKMIFEESFREDLFYRINVFPIEMPALRERKEDISLLLHELLSRLEAEGSQPICFTPRAINSLVDHDWPGNVRELANLVERMVILYPNSLVDVNHLPTKYRYSDIPEFQPELDQSTAVEEDERDVLANIFSEDFSFEESQALIAETESDPGLPPEGVNLKQMITDFEMNMINQALEAQDGVVARAADMLGMRRTTLVEKMRKYNMQR is encoded by the coding sequence ATGCAAGGTTTAGCAAAACTCATTGTGATTGAAGACGACGAAAATGTACGTTTGAATCTCAATACAATTTTAGAATTTGTCGGAGAACAGTGTGTAGCGATTTCTTCATCGCAAGTTGATCAAATTGATTGGTCGCTAACGTGGGGAGGCTGCATTCTTGGTACTGTGCATCAACAATCGCAGCTTTCACATATTGTGGAGACCATGCGTATTGCCCATCATATTCCACTACTGGTCGCCAATAAGCAGCCATACTCTTTAGAAGAGTGTCCTAATTTTATTGGTGAACTCCCTTTCCCACTGAATTACGCACAGCTAAGTGATGCATTACGTCATTGTAAAGTTTTTTTAGGGCGACGCGGCATTGAAGCCAGTTCCGCATTTAGAAATACGATTTTATTTCGTAGTTTAGTCGGACAAAGCAGTAGTATTCAGCATGTCCGTCATATGATTGAACAAGTCGCCCAGACAGAAGCAAATGTATTAATACTTGGTGAGTCTGGAACAGGCAAAGAAGTCGTTGCTCGTAATATTCATTATCACTCCGCGCGTAAAACTGGCCCTTTTGTACCGATTAACTGTGGTGCTATCCCTGGAGATCTTCTAGAAAGTGAATTATTTGGCCATGAAAAAGGCGCATTTACTGGCGCTATTACGTCTCGTAAAGGACGATTTGAATTAGCAGAAGGTGGCACATTATTTCTTGATGAAATTGGTGATATGCCAATGAGCATGCAAGTTAAATTATTACGTGTCTTACAAGAGCGGTGTTTTGAACGTGTGGGCGGTAATGCCACAATAAAAGCCAATGTTCGCATTATTGCGGCTACACACCGCGATCTCGATAAAATGATTTTTGAAGAGTCATTTCGAGAAGATTTATTTTATCGAATTAATGTTTTTCCGATAGAGATGCCAGCATTACGTGAAAGAAAGGAAGATATTTCATTATTGCTACATGAGCTATTATCTCGTTTAGAAGCCGAAGGTTCACAACCTATATGCTTTACGCCGAGAGCGATTAATTCTCTGGTGGATCATGATTGGCCGGGTAATGTGCGAGAGCTGGCAAATTTAGTGGAACGAATGGTGATCTTATATCCCAATAGCTTGGTGGATGTGAATCACTTACCGACTAAATATCGTTATAGTGATATTCCTGAATTTCAGCCGGAACTAGATCAATCCACTGCGGTTGAAGAAGATGAACGTGACGTATTAGCGAATATTTTTTCTGAAGATTTTAGTTTTGAAGAATCACAAGCACTGATTGCTGAAACGGAGAGTGATCCGGGGCTTCCTCCTGAAGGTGTCAATTTAAAACAAATGATTACTGACTTTGAAATGAATATGATTAATCAAGCTTTAGAGGCGCAAGACGGTGTCGTTGCAAGAGCGGCGGATATGCTGGGTATGCGTCGAACGACGCTTGTTGAAAAAATGCGCAAGTATAATATGCAGCGTTAA
- a CDS encoding flagellin, protein MTISIRSNVAALNARNQISKTTQSQAKAMTHLASGSRLSSASDDAAALQLSTRLSSQSRGLDRAVQNAHNGISVIQTADGAMSETNDLLQQMRTLALQAANGVNNDDDRDALQGEISALNKEMNHIAESTTFGGDQLLNGRYGTKSFQIGTDSGSAVNLTLKNMRSDAAMMGGKNFQAQKETNHNWEVPKNRTQLNITFNSGDSSEASSINITAKAGDDIEQLATYINGQTDNKVIASVNEHGQLQLFSGNSLHNGNVEIDGSLAEELDIQPQATSTVDDIDVSTVGGAQQAVGVIDAALKYVGNSRSDAGALQNRFDHTISNLNTVNQNITASNGRLRDTDFAKEATQLTQSQIRSQASSAVLAQAKQLPQTALNLLG, encoded by the coding sequence GTGACCATTAGTATTCGTAGTAATGTTGCCGCATTAAATGCTAGAAATCAGATAAGTAAAACTACCCAGAGCCAAGCAAAAGCAATGACTCATTTAGCCTCTGGATCGCGACTATCAAGTGCAAGCGACGATGCTGCAGCCCTGCAGCTCTCTACCCGCTTATCATCACAAAGTCGCGGACTGGATCGCGCAGTACAAAATGCACACAATGGTATCTCTGTTATTCAAACTGCGGATGGAGCAATGTCAGAGACTAATGATTTATTGCAACAAATGCGAACACTGGCTCTACAAGCGGCCAATGGTGTCAACAATGATGATGATCGCGATGCGCTGCAAGGTGAAATAAGTGCCCTAAATAAAGAAATGAACCATATCGCGGAATCAACGACTTTTGGCGGGGATCAATTACTTAACGGACGTTATGGTACAAAGTCTTTTCAGATCGGAACAGACAGTGGTTCAGCCGTCAATTTAACGTTAAAGAATATGCGTAGTGATGCAGCAATGATGGGCGGTAAAAATTTTCAAGCACAAAAAGAAACTAACCATAATTGGGAAGTACCGAAAAACAGAACTCAACTAAATATTACATTTAATAGCGGCGATAGTAGTGAGGCATCTAGCATCAATATTACGGCTAAAGCGGGCGATGACATTGAACAATTGGCGACATATATCAATGGGCAAACAGATAACAAGGTCATAGCATCAGTCAATGAACACGGTCAACTACAATTATTTTCTGGTAACAGCTTACATAATGGCAACGTCGAAATTGACGGTTCTCTCGCTGAAGAATTAGATATACAACCACAGGCCACCTCTACGGTTGATGATATCGATGTATCAACCGTAGGTGGCGCACAACAAGCCGTTGGAGTGATTGATGCAGCATTAAAATATGTCGGAAATAGCCGCTCTGATGCTGGGGCGCTGCAAAATCGGTTTGATCATACTATTAGTAACTTAAATACCGTCAACCAAAACATCACCGCTTCCAATGGCCGCTTGCGTGATACAGATTTCGCCAAGGAAGCCACGCAGCTAACCCAATCTCAAATTCGCTCTCAAGCCTCAAGTGCCGTTTTAGCTCAAGCAAAGCAACTGCCGCAGACGGCCCTTAACTTACTCGGATAA
- a CDS encoding flagellar protein FliT, with product MDSRIQELCDIDHLLEQSLNRDEINPSEVLHLVDKREWLLQDLLPYVTENIELAQSSQWRQAVINTRHLVEKMQSETSAIGQQLRKYRHGSQSVQQYKKFL from the coding sequence ATGGATAGCCGCATACAAGAACTTTGTGACATAGATCACTTATTAGAACAAAGCTTGAATCGAGATGAAATCAATCCTTCAGAAGTTTTACACCTCGTCGATAAAAGGGAATGGTTATTGCAGGACTTACTACCTTACGTGACCGAGAATATTGAGCTGGCCCAATCTTCACAGTGGCGGCAAGCAGTGATTAATACACGACATCTTGTTGAAAAAATGCAATCCGAGACATCTGCGATAGGACAGCAATTAAGAAAGTATCGTCATGGCAGTCAATCGGTTCAACAATACAAAAAGTTTTTATAA
- a CDS encoding Dyp-type peroxidase, which yields MSQTQSAIVPETGPFAVYAMFNVMGNHQQVLQTLQSIPALVDEINQQQPDAHLVVSVSFSRQFWQHFSAPIPDELIDFPQLGKDKIIAPSTAMDFLIHAHSQRHDLLFYLLRKCLEPMAEYVTVVDEVYGFRYLDSRDMTGFIDGTENPEGNERHNVAVIKDGPLAGGSYVMVQRYEHQLPAWSRLNVSAQEKVIGRTKADSVELDNVPTASHVGRVDIKENGQGLKIVRHSLPYGTATGAHGLLFLAYCHTAHNFQVLLESMYGHKDNKTDQMLRFTTAKTGAYLFAPSLAMLQQLTTNVRHE from the coding sequence ATGTCACAAACCCAGTCTGCAATCGTGCCGGAAACGGGGCCTTTTGCGGTATATGCCATGTTTAATGTGATGGGTAACCATCAGCAAGTACTACAAACGCTACAGTCTATCCCAGCATTGGTTGATGAGATTAATCAACAGCAACCAGATGCGCATTTGGTTGTTAGTGTGTCATTTTCACGGCAATTTTGGCAGCATTTTTCAGCTCCAATCCCTGATGAACTGATTGATTTTCCACAGTTAGGAAAAGATAAAATTATCGCCCCGAGCACAGCAATGGACTTTCTTATCCATGCTCACTCTCAGCGCCATGATCTGCTGTTTTATCTTCTACGTAAGTGCTTAGAACCGATGGCAGAATATGTCACGGTTGTTGATGAGGTTTACGGTTTTCGCTACCTTGACTCACGCGATATGACAGGCTTTATTGATGGTACGGAAAATCCAGAAGGCAACGAACGCCATAATGTTGCTGTGATTAAGGATGGGCCATTGGCCGGCGGAAGTTATGTAATGGTGCAACGCTATGAACACCAACTGCCTGCATGGTCGCGATTGAATGTGTCAGCTCAAGAGAAAGTGATTGGCCGTACCAAAGCTGATTCGGTCGAGTTGGATAATGTGCCTACTGCATCTCATGTCGGCCGAGTGGACATTAAAGAAAACGGACAAGGTCTAAAAATAGTTCGTCATAGTTTACCTTATGGAACGGCGACAGGAGCACATGGTCTATTGTTTTTAGCTTATTGTCATACCGCACATAACTTTCAGGTTTTATTGGAAAGTATGTACGGACATAAAGATAATAAAACCGACCAAATGTTGAGATTTACAACGGCTAAGACTGGCGCGTATCTATTTGCTCCTTCACTAGCAATGCTGCAGCAACTAACCACTAACGTGCGTCATGAATAG
- a CDS encoding winged helix-turn-helix domain-containing protein — MELSPVFARRLYLALLVECLDRPNVPKLIEKTGWPRRTIQDVIRALPGIGIELMFVQDGRRHNDGYYQLSDWGPFDCQWVLEREDDIAQALGLH, encoded by the coding sequence ATGGAATTGAGTCCTGTATTTGCAAGAAGATTATATCTTGCGTTATTGGTGGAATGTTTAGACCGACCTAATGTTCCTAAATTGATTGAAAAAACGGGATGGCCGCGCCGCACGATCCAAGATGTCATTCGTGCATTACCAGGCATTGGGATTGAACTGATGTTTGTGCAAGATGGCCGTCGCCACAATGATGGTTATTACCAATTGTCAGATTGGGGACCATTTGATTGCCAATGGGTATTAGAGCGCGAAGATGATATTGCCCAAGCATTAGGGCTTCATTGA
- a CDS encoding DUF2956 domain-containing protein → MKPKASPRPSPETQQEAMQVAKATQRPGQTKEQTKLIAQGIEHGIALYKKQLKEKKRQTDKEKKKQQSTNTQPAHSMESPLKSQSSHSYISALPWTLLALSWLGFLSYLVLL, encoded by the coding sequence ATGAAACCTAAAGCTTCCCCCCGTCCGTCGCCCGAAACCCAACAAGAAGCAATGCAAGTGGCTAAAGCGACTCAACGTCCAGGACAAACGAAGGAGCAAACGAAACTCATCGCCCAAGGTATTGAGCACGGTATTGCGCTGTATAAAAAGCAACTTAAAGAGAAAAAACGCCAAACAGACAAAGAAAAGAAAAAACAACAGAGCACCAACACCCAACCAGCTCATAGTATGGAATCGCCCCTAAAAAGTCAGTCTTCTCATTCTTACATCTCCGCGTTACCTTGGACATTATTAGCACTAAGTTGGTTAGGCTTTTTATCGTACCTCGTTTTACTATAG
- the fliS gene encoding flagellar export chaperone FliS: MRGSLQAYKKVSVDSQLSAASPHKVVQMLMAGAIERLIQGKAAMQQRNIAMKGERLGKALDIIISLRGCLSMDDGGDIAQNLDQLYEFLITQITTSNQQNKPELLDDAIDIIREIKSAWDQIPAEYHNLTSQQVGV, from the coding sequence ATGCGTGGTTCTTTACAGGCGTACAAAAAAGTATCAGTGGATAGCCAGCTCAGCGCGGCCTCACCGCACAAAGTCGTGCAAATGTTAATGGCTGGAGCTATAGAGCGTCTTATTCAAGGCAAAGCGGCTATGCAGCAGCGTAATATTGCTATGAAAGGTGAGCGTTTAGGGAAAGCATTAGATATTATCATCAGTCTACGTGGATGCTTATCTATGGACGATGGTGGTGATATTGCGCAGAACTTAGATCAGCTGTATGAGTTCTTGATCACACAAATCACAACGTCAAATCAACAAAATAAACCTGAGTTGTTGGATGATGCGATTGATATTATTCGCGAGATCAAATCCGCATGGGATCAAATTCCTGCTGAATATCACAATTTAACGTCTCAACAGGTGGGTGTGTAA
- the fliD gene encoding flagellar filament capping protein FliD, with translation MSVGPLGMNGGMDINSMVQKIVSSERVPKQQRIDSERADVNASISGYGRLKESLDSMKNLMSDFRFNKVFAARKVDVTDDSAVIAKASTNAIAGKYSVDVLQLAQSHKLASAPFDERQKFGPGKLHISMGNRSFDVNVSSYSKLNDVVRGINGAKSNPGVRAAVIKDSNGPRLVIAANQTGKDNALSVAVDAKPGDELNQLGFKTLESRVKDLEAARAEAQDILQPLTPKQKENAAKVAEKIESAAREVDKENSYQPDAFQASGQATQSYVKPQDRIPGWTETASGTLLDSYDEPQPELDSAAQEKSSQVDGWSNTASGTLYDSYVTPEEAEKKLAALRADEESSIAQAVQSGNMTPEEAKAEIREGMSPEEKQHADKIEQAQKNLQAAQKEFDNYSGLTQVQTAQDSKVILDGVATLTSNNNVIEDAIEGVDLTLKSKTDPNARPPEIDVEYDRETVSQYLEKFVNAYNQFHQVNKDLGSVDPQTGKAGPLAGESITRSAESRLKSVFSTPIKDAPQEMNSLSSLGITTTRQGGLELNHDVLNRQLVNNFDKLKDFFGGRDGFADRIQDAIQSVTGVTGAIRTREKSLTEENRRLQDDQATLDRRMDQLKTRTHAKFESMQDATSKMQSQLSGMMNALG, from the coding sequence ATGAGTGTCGGCCCTCTGGGTATGAATGGTGGCATGGATATAAATTCCATGGTCCAAAAGATCGTCAGTTCCGAACGTGTGCCGAAACAACAGCGCATCGATAGTGAACGTGCCGATGTTAATGCCAGCATTAGTGGCTATGGCCGCCTCAAAGAGTCATTGGATTCGATGAAAAATCTGATGTCAGATTTCCGTTTCAACAAAGTATTTGCTGCGCGGAAAGTTGATGTTACAGATGATTCTGCAGTGATCGCAAAAGCATCAACGAATGCCATTGCAGGCAAGTATTCCGTCGATGTATTGCAACTTGCCCAAAGCCATAAGTTGGCATCAGCTCCGTTTGATGAACGACAAAAGTTTGGTCCGGGCAAGTTGCATATTTCTATGGGAAACCGTTCTTTTGATGTCAATGTTTCCTCTTATTCCAAATTAAATGATGTCGTTCGTGGCATCAACGGTGCGAAATCCAATCCTGGAGTTCGTGCTGCAGTAATTAAAGACAGTAATGGCCCGCGTTTGGTGATTGCTGCGAATCAAACTGGGAAAGATAATGCTCTCAGTGTTGCGGTGGATGCAAAACCGGGAGATGAGTTAAATCAGCTTGGTTTTAAAACACTAGAAAGTCGTGTCAAAGATTTAGAAGCGGCTCGTGCTGAGGCGCAAGATATTTTGCAGCCTTTGACACCGAAACAAAAAGAAAATGCTGCTAAAGTCGCCGAAAAAATCGAAAGTGCAGCTCGTGAGGTCGATAAAGAGAACAGTTATCAACCTGACGCTTTTCAGGCTTCGGGACAAGCAACTCAGTCTTATGTTAAACCACAAGACCGTATTCCAGGTTGGACAGAAACCGCTTCTGGTACGTTACTGGATTCTTATGATGAACCTCAACCTGAGTTAGATTCTGCAGCTCAAGAGAAGTCGTCACAAGTCGATGGTTGGTCGAACACTGCGTCGGGAACCTTGTACGACTCTTATGTCACACCAGAAGAAGCCGAAAAGAAATTAGCCGCTCTTCGTGCAGACGAAGAGAGCAGCATTGCTCAAGCGGTACAAAGCGGCAATATGACGCCGGAAGAGGCAAAAGCTGAAATACGCGAAGGGATGTCCCCTGAAGAAAAACAACATGCGGACAAGATTGAGCAGGCGCAAAAAAATCTGCAAGCAGCACAAAAAGAGTTTGATAATTACAGTGGGTTGACGCAAGTGCAAACCGCTCAAGATTCGAAAGTGATTTTAGATGGTGTTGCTACATTGACGAGTAATAACAATGTGATAGAAGATGCCATTGAAGGTGTGGATTTAACGTTAAAATCAAAAACGGATCCCAATGCGCGTCCTCCAGAAATCGATGTGGAATACGACAGAGAAACGGTTAGTCAGTACCTAGAAAAATTTGTTAATGCGTATAATCAATTTCATCAAGTAAATAAAGATCTTGGTAGTGTCGATCCGCAAACTGGAAAAGCAGGACCTTTGGCTGGTGAAAGTATTACACGTAGCGCGGAATCGCGTTTGAAATCAGTATTTTCAACGCCAATTAAAGATGCTCCTCAAGAAATGAATTCGTTATCGTCCTTAGGGATTACAACCACTCGTCAAGGTGGTTTAGAGCTCAATCATGACGTATTAAACCGCCAATTGGTTAATAATTTCGATAAGTTGAAAGACTTCTTTGGGGGCAGAGATGGCTTTGCCGATAGGATTCAAGATGCCATTCAAAGTGTCACAGGAGTGACTGGAGCCATCCGCACGCGAGAGAAAAGCCTAACGGAAGAGAATCGCCGTTTACAAGATGACCAAGCTACGTTAGACCGCCGCATGGACCAACTTAAAACTCGTACCCATGCTAAATTTGAGTCGATGCAAGATGCGACCAGCAAAATGCAATCCCAACTTTCTGGCATGATGAATGCCTTAGGGTAG
- a CDS encoding flagellin has protein sequence MAVNVNTNVSAMTAQRYLNQANSSQQTSMERLSSGSRINSAKDDAAGLQISNRLTSQSRGLDVAVRNANDGISIAQTAEGAMNETTNILQRMRDLSLQSANGSNSKDDRVAIQEEVGALNDELNRIAETTSFGGNKLLNGTYGSKSFQIGASSGEAVNLNLKDMRSDNAEMGGTSYQAANGKGQDWEVQSTANDLTINYTDKKGEAQTINISAKEGDDIEEVATYINGQTDAVQASVDDEGRLQVFAGENKVNGDVAFSGGLADELGFQAGQKVTVDDIDVTSVGGSQEAVGVLDAAMKYVDSQRANLGAFQNRFGHAINNLDNINENVNASRSRIEDTDFAKETTALTKSQILSQASSSILAQAKQAPQAALSLLG, from the coding sequence ATGGCAGTAAATGTAAATACTAATGTGTCAGCGATGACTGCACAACGTTACTTGAACCAAGCGAACAGCTCACAACAAACCTCTATGGAGCGTTTGTCTTCCGGTTCTAGAATCAACAGCGCAAAAGATGACGCTGCGGGGCTACAAATTTCTAATCGTTTAACATCACAAAGCCGCGGCTTAGATGTTGCGGTACGTAACGCAAATGATGGTATATCCATTGCTCAAACCGCGGAAGGTGCAATGAATGAAACCACCAACATTCTGCAGCGTATGCGTGACCTCTCTTTACAATCAGCAAACGGCTCAAACTCTAAAGATGACCGTGTCGCTATTCAAGAAGAAGTGGGTGCTTTGAACGATGAGTTAAACCGTATCGCGGAAACGACATCATTTGGTGGTAACAAGTTGTTAAACGGTACCTACGGATCTAAATCGTTCCAAATCGGCGCAAGTAGTGGTGAGGCGGTCAACCTTAATCTAAAAGACATGCGCAGTGATAACGCTGAAATGGGTGGAACATCTTACCAAGCAGCGAACGGCAAAGGTCAAGATTGGGAAGTACAAAGTACAGCCAATGATCTAACGATTAATTACACCGATAAAAAAGGCGAAGCACAGACTATTAACATCAGCGCCAAAGAAGGTGATGATATTGAAGAAGTTGCCACTTATATCAATGGTCAAACGGATGCGGTACAAGCCTCTGTTGATGATGAAGGAAGATTGCAAGTTTTTGCCGGCGAAAATAAAGTCAATGGTGACGTGGCATTTTCCGGTGGATTAGCCGATGAACTTGGTTTTCAAGCAGGCCAAAAAGTCACGGTTGACGATATTGATGTGACTTCTGTCGGTGGTTCTCAGGAAGCCGTAGGCGTGCTCGATGCAGCAATGAAATATGTTGACTCGCAACGTGCAAATTTAGGTGCTTTCCAAAACCGTTTTGGTCATGCGATAAATAACTTAGACAACATTAATGAGAATGTGAATGCATCGCGTAGTCGTATCGAAGATACAGATTTTGCGAAGGAAACCACAGCATTAACGAAATCACAAATCTTGTCACAAGCTTCTAGCTCTATATTGGCTCAAGCAAAACAGGCGCCACAAGCCGCATTAAGTTTACTTGGCTAA
- a CDS encoding DUF2919 domain-containing protein has translation MRYSLEDYDQHGFLKTPIWLWLTWFWLSKAWLVFVMAGATRHNGVDILAFCYPQRSHFYAELALGLPAVIMMWCLHLRHPERVIMTQWIHRLTRKVTLLSLIAQASLGVYYVILQHGKFEWFNGISLLFLLWMVLYVCNSRRLSVCFQMNNNHQVISPSGDTLIDSKD, from the coding sequence GTGCGTTATTCACTTGAGGATTATGACCAGCATGGTTTTTTAAAAACGCCGATCTGGCTATGGTTGACTTGGTTTTGGCTCTCTAAAGCCTGGCTAGTTTTCGTCATGGCAGGGGCAACACGGCACAATGGTGTCGATATTTTAGCATTTTGCTATCCGCAGCGTTCACATTTTTATGCCGAATTAGCGTTAGGTCTTCCTGCGGTCATTATGATGTGGTGTCTTCATTTACGTCATCCTGAGCGAGTTATTATGACTCAATGGATTCATCGTCTTACGCGAAAAGTTACGTTGTTAAGTCTCATCGCTCAAGCGAGCTTGGGTGTATACTATGTCATACTGCAACATGGAAAGTTTGAATGGTTTAATGGTATATCGTTGCTATTTTTATTATGGATGGTGCTATACGTCTGTAATAGCCGTCGACTGAGCGTCTGTTTCCAAATGAACAATAATCATCAAGTTATCTCACCATCAGGTGACACTTTGATAGATAGTAAAGATTAA